The stretch of DNA TCCATCCGTCACCCATCTTGGAAGTCATTGGCGTCCAAAAATTCATTCCCCAAGGTGTTGCGATGGCTGGATATGTATTGCCGTTAGAAAGACTAAAATCAGAATCGGTACCCATAAGTGGATTTACATAATCTATTAAATCAACTTGAGTAAGTACTTCATTTTGTTTTTTACCTTCATGACATGAAAGTATTAAAAAACAAGCCGTTATAAATCCTATATGTATTTTCATGTGTTTGTATTTATTGTCTTTTATCTGTCACATGCGACATCCATTTAATCATTCCCTTGAGTATCAGGTTTTAGTTATGGATGTTTCATGAGTTTGTTTTTATTGTATTTTAAAATCTGCATTAATCAATTTGTTTTTAATTTTCTTGGTTTGAATGGCATAATTAAAACCTGAACGCAAGCAATAAGCCCCGTGTTCTCCTTGTTTATTTAAAGCTATAAAACCAACTTGCAACCATTCTAAATCAGGGTGCCCTTTATAAATCTTGTATATGCGTTCAACAACTTCTTTACACGCTTCGTAGGGTGATTTTCCATGACGCATTAATTCGACTACCATCGCACTACCAGCTGTTTTCATCATGGCTTCTCCCATTCCTGTAGCTGCCGCTGCGCCAATCTCGTTATCTAAAAATAACCCGGCACCGATAATCGGCGAATCTCCAACACGTCCATGCATTTTCCATGAAGCCCCACTGGTGGTACAAGCTCCAGAAAGATTTCTATTTTCATCCAGGGCCAGCATGCTAATAGTATCGTGGTTTTCGATATTAATTACAGGTTTATATTCCGATTTCAATAGCCATGCTTCGTAAGCTTTCTTTGATTTTTCGGTTAATAAATCTTCTTTTTCGAAACCTTCTTCTAATGCAAACTGCAAAGCACCTTCGCCCACTAACATAACATGTGGTGTTTTTTCCATAACTTTTCTCGCCACAGAAACAGGGTGTTTTATGTTTTGTAAAAATGCTACCGAACCACAATTGTTATATTGATCCATAATGCAAGCATCTAAAGTGACATAGCCTTCTCTATCCGGAAAACCTCCTAATCCAACGGTTTGAACATTTGGATTTGCTTCAGCTGTTTTCACACCTAGCTCTACAGCATCCAAAGCATGACCTCCATTAGCCAAGATTTTCCAGGCTTCATTGTTAGCAGCGATGCCATGATTCCATGTAGAAATTACAACAGGTTTAACGATGCTCAGACTAATTATTTTATTTTGGTAATTAAGAACAATTAAAAACATTGCTACTAATACAAACAGGCTTGCAATTGTTTTTTTCATTAGTTATATACTTTATTTGGTTCGGGTATTTCTACTTTCTTGAAAAAATCATCATTGGGAGTATCTGACATTATAAACTCCAAAACACCGCCATTAACAATTTCCTTATGTGTTATATAAACCCTTTTTAAAGGTTTTCCATTTAAAGAAACTTTTTTCACAAATTTGTTTTGATCAGAGAAGTTAGTTGTTGTTATTTTAAATGTCTTATGATTAGGTAAATGAATTGATGATTCTTCAAATAAAGGGATCCCTATATGATAAATACCTTGTGCTGGATTAACAGGGTAAAAGCCTAATGAATTAAAAATATACCATGATGACATTTGTCCGCAATCTTCATTTCCACAATGCCCATCAGGTTCATTTTTATATTGTTCTTCTAAAATTTGACGAACTAACTTTTGTGTTTTTGATGATTTTCCTAAATAATTATATAAATAAGCTACATGATGACTGGGTTCATTTCCATGAGCGTATTGCCCAACCATACCCGTACTAAATAGTGGTAGTTTATCATGAGCTTCCGGATAATAAGAAAACATGGAATCTATTTTTTGTTCAAAACGTTCTTTTCCACCTGTTTTATTAATTAATTCATCAATATTGTGTGGCACAAACCAGTAATATTGCCACGCATTACTTTCACAGAAATAAGGCGAGTATTCTTTAGGAATAAAAGGCTTAATAAAATGTCCTTTGGTGTCTTTTGGTTGCATCCATGAGTTATTCTCATTATATAGGTTTTTCCAATTTTCTGAACGTTTCAAGAAATATTCATAATCCTTTTGTTTGCCCAAATCTTTAGCAAACATGGCAATACACCAATCATCATAGGCATACTCCATAGTTTTTGAAACCGACCAGTTTTCATGTTGATCATCTACTGGAATATATCCTAACTCTTTATATATATCTATTTGCCGATCGTTAACCATCGCACTGGCTTTACAAGCTTTAAATGCGAGTTCTGAATCAAAATCAAACCCCTTAAAATAGGCATCTACAATAACGGGAACGGCATGATAGCCAATCATCATATTGGTTTCACTTCCTTGCATGGACCAAACAGGAAGTTCATCTGTTTCTTTATAATGAGCTAAGAGTGATTTTATCATATCTGGAACGCGCTCTGGCTGCGTAATAGTATATAAAGGATGGGCCGCTCTAAAGGTATCCCACAGTGAAAAGGTGTCGTAACGTTGAAACCCCTCAGCCTTTGAAATCGTATCCATGCCTTTCTTATACTTTCCATTTTCATCATTAGCAGCTTTGTAACCGCCATCTCTGTCACTCAATAATGTGGGCGCTAACATGGATTGATACATCATGGTATAGAAGATGCTTTTTTTGTCTTCATCCGGAGATTGTATTTTAACTTTTTGAAGCTCTTGTTCCCAAACCAATAGGGCTTTTTTTCGATGAAAATCAAAATCAAAGCCTGTCGTTTCTGCCTTTATGGCATGGGCTGCCGCTTTGCAACTTGTAGTAGATAAACCCGTTTTGACGATTATTTTAGCATCATCTTCAATATGATATTTAAGTACAACTTTAGTGTTGCCTTTAGTAGGGGAAACACTCACCTCACCTTCTTTATAGTAGCTGAGAGAAGAAAATGGTTTAGAAAACTGCATCTGAAAATACACTTTTTGATTTCTAGCCCAGCCTGTTGACATACGATAGCCTTGAATGGTAGAGTCATTTACTTTTTCAATGTAAGTATGGGTTGGTTTATCCCAATTTAAAGAGTAACCTAAGTCGACATGTATTTCTGTATTTTCATCTTTTGGAAATGTATAACGATGTATTCCAACTCTATCTGTTGCTGTTAGCTCGGCTTTTATACCATAATCTAATAAATCTACAGTATAATAACCTGGAGATGCTTTTTCCTGGTTATGTGAAAAAGATGAAAATGGTTTAAAATTATTGGCTTGTATCCTTTTATTGGATCTACTATTGATTGGCATGACCAAGATATCGTATAAATCGCCTGCTCCCGTTCCTGTGAGATGTGTATGAGAAAACCCTGTAATGATTGAATCTTGGTAAAAATAGCCCGCTATTCTATCCCAACCGGGAATTCCTATATCAGGACTCAATTGTACCATTCCGAAAGGTACTGTAGCTCCAGGATATGTGTTTCCCGGACCATCGGTACCAATAAAGGGGTTTACAAAATCGACTAACATTTTTGTGTTAGCTGTGCGCTGTGCTTCTTTTTTACAAGCGAATAGAGAAACAATAATAAAAAGATAAACGCATAGATTTTTCATACACCGTTTTTATTTTTTAATAGGTTGTAGAGCTTATATAGAAGCCACTTTATATATGCGTTTTTAAGAATACCGAACATAATTCGTTTTACGTTGATATTTTCCTTTTTCTAATTGAAATTCCCAATGAACCCTAGAAAAATTCATAGGCCAAAAATCATCTTTGAGAGCTTTTTTTTGAGAAAAAGATGTTTTGAAAGGGGCTAATGGAATGGCTATTTCTGTACGCCATTTTTTATCTATGTCATTGGGATTGTTCAATGCACTATCAACATAAGTAGCAGGTTTAACCTTTATATTTTCTTTTGTATGATTGTTTATATATATATTGAGAATATTTTCTTGTGTTTTACTTTGGGCGTTTATTTCATCATTGGCTAAAATAGAAATTATAAATACGAAAAGAAAGTTTATAGTTTTAACCCAAAAATATGTCGCATTTAATTTATACATAAGCTATAAAGAATTTTGTTTTGTAAATTCAATAATCTCACTTATGTAACCAAAAGCTAAACCAACCACAGTGTCTGCTGCACCATAATAGATTGCAACTTTATCTGCTTCTAAATCTTGTAATGTGGCACATGGAAAAATAACATTAGGTACATCTCCGACTTGTTCATATAATTTTGAAGGCGTTAAGAGATAAGGCTGGGTTCTATATTTTACAATATTTGGGTTTTCTTTATCTAAAATAGCTGATCCCATAGCATATCTAAAACCACTGCATGTAGTAATAACGCCATGGTAAAACATAAGCCAGCCTTCATCTGTTAAAAAAGGAACCGACCCTGCACCTATTTTTGTGCACTGCCAGGCACTGTCCTTAAAAGGTGTTGGAGACATCATATGTCGATGTTCTCCCCAATATTTCATATCTGGACTATAGCTTAAATAGATATCACCAAATGGTGTATGACCATTATCGCTTGGTCTACTCATCATCGCATACTTTCCATTAATCTTTTCTGGAAACAATACCCCATTTCTATTAAAAGGGAGAAAAGCATTTTCACACTGAAAAAAATCTATAAAATCGAATGTGTAACCGACTCCAATTGTAGGACCGTTATGTCCTTCGCACCAAGTAATCCAATAACGATCTTCTATAAAAACAACTCTTGGGTCGTATTTATAATCTCCTTGAACTTTGTCTATGTCGCCTGCTTTAAAGTCGATAGGTTGATGGTCTATGTCCCAATTGATTCCATCTTTGCTAAAACCTGCAAAAATATTCATTTGCACGGCTTTATTGTCACACCTAAAAACACCTGCATAGCCATCTTTAAAAGGTACTACGGCACTATTAAAAACACTATTTGATGTAGGTATGGCGTCTCTCTTAATTATTGGATTTTCATTATATCTCCATACGACTTCATGACACTTTTGTGGTCTCTCTTGCCAGGGTAGTTTTAGTTTCATTATTTGTTATAGCTTTTATTATATTAATATTTTTGCTTTTGGAGTTTAATTTATTATACCAGATTCGTTTTAAAATAAACGATGTTATCACCATAATTCCAATAACAATATACAAACTATTGTATTCTTTGATGATTAAATATATTGGAAATAAAACAAAGACCATTTACCAAAAATTCCTATAAGGGAATTAAATAGATCCATTTTTATATGATTTGTTTGGAACAAAATTTGGACCCGTTTTTTGAGTTTTTTTAATAATCGGTATCTAAAACCCCATGGTTTTGTGATTTTATAAAAATGTTTAAGAACTTATATGTCATCTGATTTAAAAACATTCAATATGTTTACTTTCTACTACTATTCAAAACATAAACAGCTACATGTAATACAAGTAATTGATTACAAGTTCTGTGTGATCTGTAAAAAGAAAAAACAAGAGATGATAGCGTACTTTTTTTCTATATTTGTTCTACTTATATTTGTCGTCAATACACTTTTAAAAACTACCTATCTACTTAATAATTTTTTAGTGCATTCATTAATGATATTAAATATTTATAATTTTATTTATTGCGCAAATATTTTTAGACCAATAACAAGTGTAGAAAGCTAAACGCCCTAAAAACCGAATAGTATTATGTTTCAAAAAATTAAGGATATTATTAATATAAATGATAGCAATAATTTTAATATTACGTTTAAGCATCATGTTATATTTTGGTTGGTCTATTTTTTGTTTACCACATTTAGATGGGGGAGTTATTTTAATGACTATGAATATGCTTTTAAAACAACGATTTTAGGGTTTTCTATTCATATGACATTATGTTATTTTAACGTTTACTACTTAATGCCTAAGTTTATTTATACACGTAGATACTTTATCTATGGTATAGCCCTAGTTGCTGCTTTGTTTTTTATGGTCATATTAAAATTCAATTTAACATACTTTTTAGTTAGTAGTAATGTGTGGCCGGAAGGTCCTGGAACAACTTCTACATTGACTTTAAATTATGTTATTGAAATGATGTTAGGAGAGTTGTATGTTGTAACTTTTGTAACAGCTATAAAAGTAACATTTGATTGGATTAGAGAGCATAAAAGGCTTCTGGATATGGAAAAACGGCAACTAGAAACGGAGTTACGATTATTAAGAACCCAGATTTCACCACATTTTTTCTTTAATACTTTAAATAATATTTATGCACTAACGATTGAGAAATCTGATAAAGCCCCAAAAATCATTCTTAAATTATCGGAATTAATGAGGTATCTTTTGTATGAAACAAAACAAAGAAGGCAGAGCTTAACTAAAGAAATAATGTGTCTTCAAAGTTATCTGGATTTGGAACGTATTCGATACGGGGATCAGTTAAAAATAAATATAAATATTTCTGGAGAAATAGGAGGTAAAGAAATAGCCCCAATGCTCTTGTTATCTTTTATAGAAAACTCTTTTAAACATGGAGCTAATAAAAATGTTGGAGAGGTAAATATAAATATAGATTTTAATGTTATTGAAGATTTTCTTCACTTTAGAATTTCAAATCCTATTCCGACTGAAAAAAATAATAATATTGTAAAAACGACGACGGGGGGAATTGGTATTGGGAATGTTAAAAAAAGATTAGAATTAGGTTATAATGAAGGTGAATATTACCTTGATATCAATAATGATGGTAAAGAATACGTTGTGAATCTTAAAATTAAAGTATGATGAGTTTGAAATGTGTTATTGTAGATGA from Flavivirga spongiicola encodes:
- a CDS encoding N(4)-(beta-N-acetylglucosaminyl)-L-asparaginase — its product is MFLIVLNYQNKIISLSIVKPVVISTWNHGIAANNEAWKILANGGHALDAVELGVKTAEANPNVQTVGLGGFPDREGYVTLDACIMDQYNNCGSVAFLQNIKHPVSVARKVMEKTPHVMLVGEGALQFALEEGFEKEDLLTEKSKKAYEAWLLKSEYKPVINIENHDTISMLALDENRNLSGACTTSGASWKMHGRVGDSPIIGAGLFLDNEIGAAAATGMGEAMMKTAGSAMVVELMRHGKSPYEACKEVVERIYKIYKGHPDLEWLQVGFIALNKQGEHGAYCLRSGFNYAIQTKKIKNKLINADFKIQ
- a CDS encoding GH92 family glycosyl hydrolase; the encoded protein is MKNLCVYLFIIVSLFACKKEAQRTANTKMLVDFVNPFIGTDGPGNTYPGATVPFGMVQLSPDIGIPGWDRIAGYFYQDSIITGFSHTHLTGTGAGDLYDILVMPINSRSNKRIQANNFKPFSSFSHNQEKASPGYYTVDLLDYGIKAELTATDRVGIHRYTFPKDENTEIHVDLGYSLNWDKPTHTYIEKVNDSTIQGYRMSTGWARNQKVYFQMQFSKPFSSLSYYKEGEVSVSPTKGNTKVVLKYHIEDDAKIIVKTGLSTTSCKAAAHAIKAETTGFDFDFHRKKALLVWEQELQKVKIQSPDEDKKSIFYTMMYQSMLAPTLLSDRDGGYKAANDENGKYKKGMDTISKAEGFQRYDTFSLWDTFRAAHPLYTITQPERVPDMIKSLLAHYKETDELPVWSMQGSETNMMIGYHAVPVIVDAYFKGFDFDSELAFKACKASAMVNDRQIDIYKELGYIPVDDQHENWSVSKTMEYAYDDWCIAMFAKDLGKQKDYEYFLKRSENWKNLYNENNSWMQPKDTKGHFIKPFIPKEYSPYFCESNAWQYYWFVPHNIDELINKTGGKERFEQKIDSMFSYYPEAHDKLPLFSTGMVGQYAHGNEPSHHVAYLYNYLGKSSKTQKLVRQILEEQYKNEPDGHCGNEDCGQMSSWYIFNSLGFYPVNPAQGIYHIGIPLFEESSIHLPNHKTFKITTTNFSDQNKFVKKVSLNGKPLKRVYITHKEIVNGGVLEFIMSDTPNDDFFKKVEIPEPNKVYN
- a CDS encoding DOMON domain-containing protein, which encodes MYKLNATYFWVKTINFLFVFIISILANDEINAQSKTQENILNIYINNHTKENIKVKPATYVDSALNNPNDIDKKWRTEIAIPLAPFKTSFSQKKALKDDFWPMNFSRVHWEFQLEKGKYQRKTNYVRYS
- a CDS encoding glycoside hydrolase family 130 protein, producing MKLKLPWQERPQKCHEVVWRYNENPIIKRDAIPTSNSVFNSAVVPFKDGYAGVFRCDNKAVQMNIFAGFSKDGINWDIDHQPIDFKAGDIDKVQGDYKYDPRVVFIEDRYWITWCEGHNGPTIGVGYTFDFIDFFQCENAFLPFNRNGVLFPEKINGKYAMMSRPSDNGHTPFGDIYLSYSPDMKYWGEHRHMMSPTPFKDSAWQCTKIGAGSVPFLTDEGWLMFYHGVITTCSGFRYAMGSAILDKENPNIVKYRTQPYLLTPSKLYEQVGDVPNVIFPCATLQDLEADKVAIYYGAADTVVGLAFGYISEIIEFTKQNSL
- a CDS encoding sensor histidine kinase produces the protein MFQKIKDIININDSNNFNITFKHHVIFWLVYFLFTTFRWGSYFNDYEYAFKTTILGFSIHMTLCYFNVYYLMPKFIYTRRYFIYGIALVAALFFMVILKFNLTYFLVSSNVWPEGPGTTSTLTLNYVIEMMLGELYVVTFVTAIKVTFDWIREHKRLLDMEKRQLETELRLLRTQISPHFFFNTLNNIYALTIEKSDKAPKIILKLSELMRYLLYETKQRRQSLTKEIMCLQSYLDLERIRYGDQLKININISGEIGGKEIAPMLLLSFIENSFKHGANKNVGEVNINIDFNVIEDFLHFRISNPIPTEKNNNIVKTTTGGIGIGNVKKRLELGYNEGEYYLDINNDGKEYVVNLKIKV